A genomic window from Glycine soja cultivar W05 chromosome 10, ASM419377v2, whole genome shotgun sequence includes:
- the LOC114369473 gene encoding transcriptional regulator SUPERMAN-like: MEGNYLNRNSTTPQREDHSFGFEEHPWGTSWPARNYACSFCKREFRSAQALGGHMNVHRRDRARLRSSLSSWVSECPKPNPNTKPNNNNPTLLPPPPSSSPYPLLSDEPLNYAHPSPLCSPCLTLSSSPSPASTSGDKKPRLTPSHHQFPLLSPQSSQIKMMSENTRSDFSADEEMKGYVEEEEHKGFQKNEQNITLELGIGLLKHQEEKLDLELRLGH; encoded by the coding sequence ATGGAAGGAAACTATCTGAACAGAAACAGCACTACTCCACAGAGAGAGGATCATAGCTTTGGTTTTGAGGAGCATCCATGGGGAACTTCATGGCCTGCTAGAAACTATGCTTGTAGCTTTTGCAAGAGAGAGTTTAGGTCTGCTCAAGCATTGGGTGGACACATGAATGTTCACAGAAGGGATCGGGCAAGATTGAGATCATCCTTATCTTCATGGGTTTCTGAATGccctaaacctaaccctaacactAAGCCTAATAATAATAACCCAACTCTTCTTCCACCACCCCCTTCTTCTTCACCATATCCTTTATTATCTGATGAGCCTTTGAACTATGCAcatccttctccactttgtAGTCCTTGTCTCACTTTGTCTTCTTCACCCTCCCCAGCTTCTACCAGTGGAGACAAGAAACCAAGACTCACCCCTTCTCATCATCAATTTCCTCTTTTGAGTCCTCAAAGCAGCCAAATTAAGATGATGAGTGAGAACACAAGGAGTGATTTCAGTGCTGATGAGGAAATGAAGGGCTATGTGGAGGAGGAGGAGCACAAGGGTTTCCAGAAGAATGAGCAAAACATTACATTGGAATTAGGAATAGGGTTGCTTAAACACCAAGAGGAGAAGTTGGATTTGGAGCTTCGACTCGGGCATTAA